A single region of the Raphanus sativus cultivar WK10039 chromosome 1, ASM80110v3, whole genome shotgun sequence genome encodes:
- the LOC108854777 gene encoding transcriptional corepressor SEUSS: protein MVPSETPNPVGSGDNVPPQPPFPPSPLTQFSNNMTMSMPNISSLLNNNHSFVNGGSGESDIGFSGLSSSGQHFPNVSANQQQRSTKMEPQNFQQQRGGGLAGVKLEPGGQVSNDQQQQQKMLRSLGSVKLEPQQLQAMRNLAQVKMEPQLSEQSLFLQQQQQQQRQFLQMPPGQSPQTQMNIYQQQRLMQLQHQQHLLKSMPQQRPQLPQHQRPPLKPVYEPGMGAQRLTQYMYRQQHRPEDNNIEFWRKFVSEYFAPNAKKRWCVSMYGSGRQTTGVFPQDVWHCEICNRKPGRGFEATAEVLPRLFKIKYESGTLEELLYVDMPRESQNSSGQIVLEYAKATQESVFEQLRVVRDGQLRIVFSPDLKIFSWEFCARRHEELIPRRLLIPQVSQLGSAAQKYQQAAQNATTDSALPELQNNCNMFVASARQLAKALEVPLVNDLGYTKRYVRCLQISEVVNSMKDLIDYSRETRTGPVESLAKFPRRTGPSSALPGPSAQQPNEQLRQQQQQQQQSVAQIANNDQSCGQSSLNYAFSAAPASTSTSSIAGLIHQNSMKQRHQNAAYRTPSSPYGGNSIQMQSPSSSGTMAPSSQQQQQHNLPSFQSPTSSSNRNYPSQNGIPSINNHMGSTNLPAVQQAAAAAAADEANESSSVQKILNEILMNNQAHNTSGGGHESFGNDGKGGSDVNSSGVLMMNGQVNTTSMGGFGGGMGQSMGMNNINGNNGLMNGRVGMMVRDPNVQQDVGNQLLGAVNGFNSFQCDWNV from the exons ATGGTACCATCAGAGACGCCAAATCCAGTTGGAAGTGGCGATAATGTTCCTCCACAACCACCATTTCCTCCTTCTCCACTGACTCAGTTCAGTAACAACATGACTATGAGTATGCCAAACATATCTTCACTCCTCAACAACAACCACTCTTTTGTAAACGGTGGCTCGGGTGAGTCAGACATCGGGTTTAGTGGTTTGTCCTCGTCAGGTCAGCACTTCCCCAACGTCTCAGCTAACCAGCAACAACGGAGCACGAAAATGGAGCCTCAGAATTTTCAGCAGCAGCGTGGAGGAGGGTTAGCTGGTGTCAAGTTGGAACCTGGGGGTCAGGTTTCCAACGACCAGCAGCAGCAACAAAAAATGTTGAGAAGTTTAGGATCGGTTAAGTTGGAACCGCAGCAGCTTCAGGCCATGAGAAACTTAGCACAAGTGAAAATGGAACCCCAGCTTTCAGAGCAGTCATTGTTTctccagcagcagcagcagcagcagaggCAGTTTCTTCAAATGCCTCCTGGGCAATCTCCACAGACTCAAATGAATATATATCAACAGCAGAGACTTATGCAACTTCAACATCAGCAACACCTCCTGAAATCAATGCCTCAACAGCGTCCTCAGTTACCACAACATCAGAGGCCACCGTTGAAACCAGTCTATGAACCTGGCATGGGTGCTCAGCGTCTTACCCAGTATATGTACCGACAACAACATAGGCCTGAA GACAATAACATCGAGTTCTGGAGAAAATTTGTCTCAGAGTACTTTGCTCCTAATGCCAAGAAGAGATGGTGCGTTTCTATGTATGGTAGTGGCCGGCAAACAACTGGCGTTTTCCCTCAG GATGTGTGGCACTGTGAGATATGTAACCGAAAGCCTGGACGTGGTTTTG aGGCAACCGCGGAAGTCCTCCCGCGGCTATTTAAGATAAAGTATGAAAGTGGGACTTTGGAAGAACTTTTATATGTGGATATGCCGAGGGAATCTCAGAATTCATCTGGTCAAATTGTGTTGGAGTATGCAAAAGCAACacaagagagtgtgtttgagcaGCTTCGAGTTGTTCGTGATGGCCAGCTTCGAATAGTTTTCTCACCAGATCTTAAG ataTTTTCTTGGGAATTCTGTGCTCGGCGGCATGAAGAGCTTATTCCACGACGGCTTTTGATACCGCAG GTTAGTCAGCTTGGGTCAGCAGCGCAGAAATATCAACAAGCCGCACAAAATGCAACAACAGATTCTGCTCTCCCGGAGCTGCAAAACAATTGCaacat GTTTGTTGCATCTGCCAGACAGTTGGCAAAGGCTTTAGAAGTACCACTCGTGAATGATTTGGGATACACAAAGAGATATGTTCGGTGTTTGCAG ATCTCGGAGGTTGTAAATAGTATGAAGGACTTAATAGATTATAGCAGAGAAACAAGAACAGGACCAGTCG AGAGTTTAGCCAAGTTTCCACGGAGAACAGGTCCTTCGTCTGCACTGCCTGGTCCTTCTGCTCAGCAACCCAATGAACAGCTAAGgcagcaacagcagcagcagcagcaatcAGTTGCCCAGATTGCAAACAACGATCAGAGTTGTGGGCAAAGCTCATTAAACTATGCCTTCAGTGCAGCTCCTGCATCCACCTCCACAAGCAGCATCGCAGGGCTCATCCACCAGAATTCGATGAAGCAAAGGCATCAGAATGCTGCTTACAGAACTCCAAGCAGTCCATATGGTGGAAACTCAATTCAGATGCAGTCACCAAGCTCCTCGGGTACCATGGCGCCATCATCccagcaacaacaacagcacAACCTGCCATCGTTTCAGTCTCCAACTTCCTCATCTAACAGAAACTATCCATCGCAAAACGGGATACCATCTATTAATAATCACATGGGTTCCACAAACTTACCAGCCGTTCAACAGGCTGCTGCTGCGGCTGCGGCTGATGAAGCAAATGAGTCTAGCTCGGTGCAGAAGATACTTAATGAGATCCTGATGAACAACCAAGCTCATAATACCTCAGGAGGAGGGCATGAGTCTTTTGGGAATGACGGGAAGGGAGGTAGCGATGTAAATAGCTCTGGTGTTCTGATGATGAACGGTCAAGTGAATACAACAAGTATGGGAGGGTTTGGTGGTGGGATGGGTCAGTCGATGGGAATGAATAATATTAATGGGAACAATGGTCTTATGAATGGAAGAGTTGGGATGATGGTGAGAGATCCAAACGTGCAACAGGATGTTGGAAACCAACTCTTAGGGGCAGTCAATGGTTTCAACAGTTTTCAGTGTGATTGGAACGTATGA